The following nucleotide sequence is from Mesobacillus jeotgali.
TGTATCCCTTCTAATTGCGTTTGTATCCCTTTTCGCTGGGAGGAGGGCTTTGCATGCGTAAAATTTTATCCATTGCCATTTTACATCTGAAATCATTGTTCAAATCACCTTCAGCGATTGTGATGATGTTCATCATGCCAATTATGTTCAGTCTTATTTTTGGAGGAATTGGCTCAGAAGGGTCTTCACGGGATAAACCGGTTGTGCTGATGGCAGCAAAAGATGATGAATCAAACAGCAGGATTCTCGAGTTACTGTCATCAAATGGCCAGTATACCTGGAGAAATGCGGAGGAAAAGCAAGCCAGAGAATCGGTCGAAAATCAAGAGGCTATTGCAGCGGTGATAATCGCTGAATCGGCATTAGAGAGCCATGATTCCGGTAAGCCTCTTTTTCAAATGGTTGTCCAAAGGAAAACCCAGGAGTATCTTGCATTAAAAAGTTATGTTGAAGGTGTTGGGAGGACTGTTATTCAAACCATTGAAATGTCCCCTGAACAAGATGCATTGGCCTTCAAAGCTATACTAGAAAAAGCAGCAGCGCGAGAACCATTGGAAATCAGCAGTGAAGTCATTCATAAAGAAGAATCAAAGACTGGTTCAGTCGGCATGCTGGCGATCGGCTTTACGATTATGTTCATGATGTTTGGCATATCAGGAGCAGCCTCCACCATTCTTGATGAAAAAATTGGCGGCACATGGCAGCGCCTGCTCACGTCACCAACAACGAAAGTCCAGGTAATGACAGGCTATCTATTTTCATATTTCTTGATGGGGGCAATCCAGTTAATCGTCCTCATGATTGTCATGTACTTAATTTATGGTTCAATGTGGGGCAATTTGTTTTATTTCGTACCATTTGCAGCACTCGTCATCATCACGATTGTCGGCTTTGGCCTGATGATGGCCAGCATCGTAAAATCGAGACAGCAGGCTAGTGCGCTGAGCGCTGTGTTGATTGTCAGTACATGCATGCTCGGAGGTGTTTACTGGCCAATAGAGATTGTGCCGGAATTCATGCAGCAAATAGCCAAGGTAGTGCCCCAAAGTTGGATGATCACAGGATTCCGTGAAATCGTCAGTGGAAGCCTTTATCTCCCTGCACTCCGGAATTCAACACTGGTATTACTAGTATTCAGCTTACTATTTTTTACAATTGGGTTGAGGAAGATGAAATATGATTAAAAAATGCCAGTCCTTATAGGGACTGGTAATTCTTTTTAAGGGGATTCTATCGAAAATTATTTTTTGTCGAGTTATAATAGATATTTAGAATAATAGTCGAAAAAGAGCTGTTTCCAGTGTGCATTGCCCAAATAAGAGTGTGAGCACGGGAAACGGTTAGGTCAGGGCTTCTGCATTGACCGAAAAAGAGTAAGAGAATGGAAAACGGTCAAAGCGGATCCCTTGCAATGACCTTACAATAAAAGCAAAGTGAATTTTGGAGGATAATATGGCTGCATATACCCCTATGATCAAGCAATACCTGCAAGTGAAGGCGGATTACAAGGATGCCTTTTTATTTTTCCGTTTGGGAGATTTTTATGAAATGTTCTTCGAGGATGCATTAAAGGCATCACAGGAACTTGAAATTACACTGACGAGCAGAGAGGGCGGTGGAGAGGAACGGATTCCGATGTGCGGTGTTCCTTACCACTCAGCTCCTAACTATATTGAACAGTTGATTAACAAAGGCTATAAAGTAGCGATTTGTGAACAAACAGAAGATCCCAAGACTGCCAAAGGTGTCGTTAAGCGTGAAGTTGTCCAGCTAATCACTCCGGGAACCGTAATGGAAGGAAGAGGGCTTTTAGAAAAAGAAAATAACTTTATCGCTACTGTTTCGGCTTTTCAGGGAAACATATATGGTTTTGCCTGCAGTGACCTGTCGACAGGAGAAAGCAGGGCTACTTTAATTAACGGCAGTATTGAAGACCTTATTAACGAATTATCGATTTCCGGAGCAAAGGAAGTTGTCATTGAAAGCACGCTTTCACCAGAAGTCCAGAAAAAGCTGAAGGAGCGTTCTATTCTAGCGCTGTCAATAGAGGATAACACTGAAATGAATGAAGCTTTCTCAGTTCTATTTGAGCACCTTGAGAATGAGCAGTTAAAAAGCACAGCTTCAAGATTATTCAATTATTTGTACCGGACGCAGAAGCGCAGCCTTGATCATTTGCAAAAGGTATCTGCCTATCAGGTCCAGCAATATATGAAGATTGATTATTTTTCGAAGCGAAATCTTGAACTGACAGAAACGATACGTTCTACTGCAAAAAAAGGAACACTTCTATGGCTGCTTGATGAGACAATGACTGCCATGGGCGGCAGGATGCTGAAGCAATGGATAAACAGGCCGTTGATTGACAAAGGAGAAATCGGCCGCCGCCAAGAACTGGTCCAGCTTTTTGTCGGACAGTTTTTTGAGCGCCAGGAATTGCGGGAGAAGCTGAAAGAGGTATACGATCTTGAACGTTTGGCCGGCAGGGTTGCTTTTGGCAATTTAAATCCAAGAGACTTGATGCAGCTAAAAAGGTCTTTATTACAGGTGCCATCGCTAAAACATATTTTGGAGAGTCTTCCCCACGAGGAAGCTGCCCATATGGCAGATAGACTTGACCCTTGCGAGGAGGCAGCGGATCTGCTCGAACAGGCCATCGTCGATAATCCTCCGATCTCTGTCAAGGAAGGGAATATCATTCGCGATGGTTACGATCAGCAGCTTGATCAATACCGAGATGCCAGCAGGAATGGAAAAACGTGGATTGCGATGCTGGAGCGGGATGAGCGTGAGAAAACAGGGATAAAATCCTTAAAGGTTGGCTATAACCGAGTGTTTGGCTACTATATTGAAATAACGAAGGCGAACCTGCATCTTCTTCAGGAAGGCCAGTATGAGCGCAAACAGACGCTTTCTAATGCTGAGCGCTTTATCACGCCTGACTGAAGGAAAAGGAAGACTTGATCCTTGCAGCCGAGGAAAAAAGTGTCGAGCTAGAATATCAGCTATTTACCGGAATTCGCGAGACGATAAAAGAATATATTCCTAGATTGCAGGGACTTGCAAGGGCTCTAAGTGAACTTGATGTCATTCTCGGGTTTGCAGAGCTGAGTGAACAGCGTCATTATGTAAGACCTATTTTCTCAGCTGATCGGAAAATTGTCCTGAAGGATGGACGCCATCCAGTTGTCGAAAAGGTGATGGATGCACAGGAATACGTGCCTAACGATTGCTATATGGACAATGACCGTGAAGTCCTGCTGATTACAGGGCCGAATATGTCTGGTAAAAGCACATATATGCGCCAGGTTGCCCTGACAGCTATCATGGCTCAAATAGGCTGTTTTGTCCCGGCCTCCGAGGCGGTCTTGCCGATATTCGACCAGGTTTTCACCAGGATTGGGGCGGCGGATGATCTTGTTTCCGGACAAAGTACTTTCATGGTCGAAATGCTGGAGGCAAAGAACGCAATTACCAATGCGACGAAAGACAGTTTGATCCTTTTTGATGAAATCGGCCGTGGTACCTCAACTTATGACGGCATGGCACTCGCCCAGGCTATGATTGAATATATCCATGATAAGATCAGCGCAAAGACGCTGTTTTCGACACATTATCATGAAATGACTTCACTGGAAAATGAATTGGAAAAGTTGAAGAATGTACATGTCAGTGCAGTTGAACAGAATGGAAAAGTAGTCTTTCTTCATAAAATCAAGGAGGGTGCAGCAGATAAAAGTTACGGAATACATGTTGCCCAGCTGGCAGAATTACCGGCAGATCTGATCGAACGCGCTGCTGAAATCCTGCAAATACTCGAACATACGGATACCCAGGTGTCTACTGAACTTAAAAGTCTGAAGAGCGCAGACTCTGTGCGTGAACCATTGCAAAATGGCCATGAAAAACAAAGCATGCTTCAGGCTGCAGAAACGGCAGCCGCAGCTCAATTATCATTTTTTGATGAAGAGCCCGAACAAAAGAAAGCAAGTGGCTCAAGCAAAAAAGAGAAGCAGATTATTGAACAATTAAACGGACTGGAAATCCTTGATATGACTCCTTTGCAGGCCATGAATATGCTTTACGAGCTGCAAAAAAAGCTGCGAAAGTAATTATAGTTCACAAAAATGCATGAAGAAAATACTAATAGCTGGAGGTGAGACGGAATGGCGAAAATTATTCAACTCGACGATGCTTTATCAAATAAGATTGCTGCTGGTGAGGTAGTTGAACGGCCGGCATCGGTTGTTAAGGAATTATTGGAGAACGCGATTGATGCCAACAGTACCGTGATTGAGATTGATCTCGAGGAAGCAGGACTGGCCAGGATCAGAATCACAGATAATGGAGACGGCATAGAGGAAGATGATGTTCTTGTCGCCTTCCAGCGGCATGCCACGAGCAAGATCAAGAATGAAAACGACTTGTTCCGGATCAGGACTCTCGGGTTCAGGGGCGAGGCGCTGCCGAGTATCGCCTCTGTCTCAAGGCTTGAAATGAAAACATCCACCGGTATCGAAGGCAATAAAGTGGTCATCGAAGGCGGCAAGGTCGAATCAGTAGAGAAAGCCGACAGCCGCAAAGGAACGGATATCAGTATTTCAGACCTGTTTTTTAATACTCCGGCACGCCTTAAAT
It contains:
- a CDS encoding ABC transporter permease — protein: MRKILSIAILHLKSLFKSPSAIVMMFIMPIMFSLIFGGIGSEGSSRDKPVVLMAAKDDESNSRILELLSSNGQYTWRNAEEKQARESVENQEAIAAVIIAESALESHDSGKPLFQMVVQRKTQEYLALKSYVEGVGRTVIQTIEMSPEQDALAFKAILEKAAAREPLEISSEVIHKEESKTGSVGMLAIGFTIMFMMFGISGAASTILDEKIGGTWQRLLTSPTTKVQVMTGYLFSYFLMGAIQLIVLMIVMYLIYGSMWGNLFYFVPFAALVIITIVGFGLMMASIVKSRQQASALSAVLIVSTCMLGGVYWPIEIVPEFMQQIAKVVPQSWMITGFREIVSGSLYLPALRNSTLVLLVFSLLFFTIGLRKMKYD